Genomic window (Candidatus Paceibacterota bacterium):
AACGGTCATTCAACACCAAGGGTCGAGCGTGAACCCCCAGCGCCAGGCCGGGCCTCACGCTCATTTCATCACCGCCGATCCAGCCAACCGGTTCGCCCTTACCTGCGACCTTGGTTTGGACCAAGTGCTTGTTTATCGCCTGATCCCGCGCAAAGCCGTGCTCGCTGCAAACAACCCGCCCTTTGTCTCCATCAAACCCGGCTCGGGGCCACGCCATCTGGCCTTTCATCCCTCGGGCCGCTTCGTCTTTCTGATCAACGAGCTGGCTTCCACGCTCACCGTGCTCGCCTACGACGCCAAACGCGGCGAGCTAAAGGAGACGCAAACGCTCTCGACTTTGCCGGAGGGTTTCGCCGACAAAAGCACGTGCGCGGGTGTGCAGGTTCATCCCTCTGGAAGGTTCGTGTATGGCTCGAACCGCGGCCATGACAGCATTGTGCTTGGGGAATTCGACACGAATAGTGGCAGGTTGACTTACGTGCAGCATCAGCTCACGCAGGGTAAAACACCACGACATTTCGCCATTGACCCGACGGGCCGGTGGCTGCTGGCGGAGAATCAGGGTTCGGACAACATCGTCGTGTTCCGAGTTGACGCTGAAAGTGGAGGTCTGAGTGCCACCGGGCAGAGTGTCGCCATAGGTGCGCCTGTGTGCGCCGTTTTTGTGCCTGACGAGTAGCCTGCGGAGGGCAGGGACTGGAGCCCTATCAACGCTTTACGTTAATTCTCGGTTCTTCACAGATTTCCGAGAAGAACCTATTTCTTCTTCTTGAACGGACTAAGGAGTCCGTCGGTGATTTGCCGGACAGTGTTGCTGCCCGCGCCCATCGCGGCAGCCGCCGCGCCTTTGCCGAAGTCGGTTGTCGCGCCGGAGACAACCTTGGCAGCCTCCTCCTTGATGGCCGCCAACACCTTTTGCGCCAACTCGCTGGCGGTAATACCGTCAGGACCCTTGCCGAGGTCCGTTAGGCGGATGTCCGGCAAGGGGGTCGTTATGCCACCCAGACCGGTCACACTGCCGCGAACCCTACCGCCGGTAATGATAACCTCGCCCACCTCGAGTTTCTTGGCTGGCTTGGCTTTCTTCGGTTGGGCGGGCTCCTGGGGCCTGGACGATTCCTTCTTTCCGCGGCTGGTGGCCTCCTCAACGTTTGCGAGGATCTTGTCCAGGTTACTGGTCCTTAGAGTGGTCTCGTAGGTGATCTCCGGTCCGTCAACCTTGATGGACCTAATGATTATCTTGTCTGCAAGCAGGGAACTCGGCTTGAGCGCGAGGCTTGCGGTGCCGACTCGGATCGCCGACGGCTCCTGGAACCCCTCGGGATTGCCAACAACGAGACCCTTGATAGAACCAGAACCAGACAGCAAGGACAAGCTGACCGATTGCAGCTTGATGTCCACTTTAGTCACCTTCGGGCCAATGGTCTCGACCCCGCGCTTGATGGCTGCATTCAAAAACAAACCAATCGCCAGAACGGCTAGGATAACCAGCACAATCAGGGCGATAAGCAATCGAATGATACGTTTCTTCATAAGCGAAGCTGACAATAACTCACAGCTTGTCCAACTCGATATTCGAGGAAAATTCCGTCCGCTGCTGCATGTGCTTGCGCAAAAGCCAGCGCCCGGGCACCAGGTCGCACTTGCCCAGAAGCAGGAGCTTTTGCGCCTGCCGCTTGGCCCGCGCGTAATGAAACAACAACCGCCCCCTCCACCCCCCCGGCACGCCGTATTCTCGCCGGATTCGGGCCGTTTCCTGCCCCATGTTGGCCACGATCCGCTGGTCGGCCGATTGGCCGTACTGGTGGTAGCGATAAAGAACGACGTATTCCCGGATATGGCCGACCCGGCACTTGGCTTGCGCCATTCGCATCAGGAATTCCATGTCGCAGGCATTCTTGAAGTCTTTGTGCCGCAACAATCCCAGCCGGTCATATGTCTTTTTGCGCACGAACAGGGCCTGGTGCAGGGCCATGCCGAAGCCGAAGCGCACAACTTGCGGATCCCAGCAAGCCTCCTGCCGCCGGTAGATCTCGCGCCCGGCGCCATCCACAAATATGAAGTCACCGAACAGCGCGTCCCACTTCGCGTTCGCCTCCAGGGCCGCAGCGACCTTCCGAAGGATGCCCTCGCAGTAGCAATCGTCCGCATTAAGGATCCCCACGGCGTCGCCTTGTGCCATTTGAATGCCCTTGTTCATGGCATGGTAGTGGCCCTCGTCCTTCTCAGAAATCCAGCGTAAGCGGGGCCAGTTTCGCAGCACCTCTATGGTGCCGTCGGTCGAGCCGCCATCCACCACGATGTGTTCCGCGTGCGGATAGTCTTGGCGAGCAACGCTCGCCAACGTTTCGCGGATCGTGCGGATGCTGTTCAGCGTCGGAGTGACCACTGAGAGTTGGATCGGCCCGGGCATAGTCTTCATTGCGGAAGACAGGTTCCAGACCAGCAAAGGCGCACAGGCACGCGGTGGATCAAACGATGGGTGGTGAAGAGTGGATTGCTGTGTAAGCTCATTGATCAGCGCGGAACAATGAAATCACGGCGGCTCGCGGGATTAGGCGCTGATCGGCCGATGGATGCTGGGGCGCAGCCGGAACCGGTTGAAGACGACTTTGGGTTGCGGCGCAACCGCCGGCTTGGCAACTCCGCCGTTGAGACTGATGCTCAGCGCCAGCAGGCCCAGAATCATAGGCAGATCTGAATAAAGCGAGCCAAAGACAAGGAAGAAGCTTATGACCTTTGCCAGGAAGAAGGTGAATAGGAAGATATTATATTGATGGAATGCCGGATCGCCGAACTGGTAATTCTGGTATAATACCCGGAGCCCGGCGACCAGGAGCCAGATGAAAGCGATTGCACCGAAAAGGCCAAAGGGCACAAGAACTGACAATGGCCCATTGTGATAGTCGCCAACGAATTCTGCACCCTCTGCTCCCGCACCCCCTTGACTGATCTGCTGCGCTTCTCTGCCGCTAAATGAGTAGCCTTTGCCAACAATTAGGTAACGCGGGATTTGAGGCACCAAATCCCGCCACATTTTCAAACGCCATTCGGTTGACCCTTGGGTATCATACCGCACCATGGGATCGAGTGGCAGTGGCAGGAATGCCAGCGAGCGCTGAAACTGGTACGGCAGCCTCGGCGCAAGCAGAGTGATTAGTCCCCCGCACGTGAACAGAACGAGAATCAGGGGCAGGAACACCCGGGTGTGATGCAATCGCTCCAAATAGAAGAGCACGGCAAAAGTCAGCAGCAGCAAGAAAGCCGTGGTGCGGTAACCACCAGCCATCCCCAACACGACCGACACGAGAAATACGCCCAGTCGCCAGGGCTTTCCCGCCAACAGAATTCCGCGGATGCCATAGCAGGCCAGCATTAGACAATAGAGCGACACGCCGAGCTGGGAAATGCCGAACCCCCGAAAGACAGACGACGTTTGCTCCATCACACTGTTCTGATCCATAAAGGCGGAGAGGCTTGCCACCGGAAATATCAGGAACACGAAATTAAAAGCCGGGCTGATCTTGCCGGGC
Coding sequences:
- a CDS encoding lactonase family protein — translated: TVIQHQGSSVNPQRQAGPHAHFITADPANRFALTCDLGLDQVLVYRLIPRKAVLAANNPPFVSIKPGSGPRHLAFHPSGRFVFLINELASTLTVLAYDAKRGELKETQTLSTLPEGFADKSTCAGVQVHPSGRFVYGSNRGHDSIVLGEFDTNSGRLTYVQHQLTQGKTPRHFAIDPTGRWLLAENQGSDNIVVFRVDAESGGLSATGQSVAIGAPVCAVFVPDE
- a CDS encoding O-antigen ligase family protein translates to MILAAAIGFFAIIHRRIPPKRAGLYVALFFLGAASMAIAHLPGKISPAFNFVFLIFPVASLSAFMDQNSVMEQTSSVFRGFGISQLGVSLYCLMLACYGIRGILLAGKPWRLGVFLVSVVLGMAGGYRTTAFLLLLTFAVLFYLERLHHTRVFLPLILVLFTCGGLITLLAPRLPYQFQRSLAFLPLPLDPMVRYDTQGSTEWRLKMWRDLVPQIPRYLIVGKGYSFSGREAQQISQGGAGAEGAEFVGDYHNGPLSVLVPFGLFGAIAFIWLLVAGLRVLYQNYQFGDPAFHQYNIFLFTFFLAKVISFFLVFGSLYSDLPMILGLLALSISLNGGVAKPAVAPQPKVVFNRFRLRPSIHRPISA
- a CDS encoding glycosyltransferase family 2 protein; the protein is MPGPIQLSVVTPTLNSIRTIRETLASVARQDYPHAEHIVVDGGSTDGTIEVLRNWPRLRWISEKDEGHYHAMNKGIQMAQGDAVGILNADDCYCEGILRKVAAALEANAKWDALFGDFIFVDGAGREIYRRQEACWDPQVVRFGFGMALHQALFVRKKTYDRLGLLRHKDFKNACDMEFLMRMAQAKCRVGHIREYVVLYRYHQYGQSADQRIVANMGQETARIRREYGVPGGWRGRLLFHYARAKRQAQKLLLLGKCDLVPGRWLLRKHMQQRTEFSSNIELDKL
- a CDS encoding AsmA family protein, whose amino-acid sequence is MKKRIIRLLIALIVLVILAVLAIGLFLNAAIKRGVETIGPKVTKVDIKLQSVSLSLLSGSGSIKGLVVGNPEGFQEPSAIRVGTASLALKPSSLLADKIIIRSIKVDGPEITYETTLRTSNLDKILANVEEATSRGKKESSRPQEPAQPKKAKPAKKLEVGEVIITGGRVRGSVTGLGGITTPLPDIRLTDLGKGPDGITASELAQKVLAAIKEEAAKVVSGATTDFGKGAAAAAMGAGSNTVRQITDGLLSPFKKKK